A genomic stretch from bacterium includes:
- a CDS encoding ribulose-phosphate 3-epimerase yields MPIIAPSILSADFANLSRDIRIAEESGADWIHVDVMDGSFVPNITIGPVVVEHLRKITKLPLDVHLMIVEP; encoded by the coding sequence ATGCCCATCATTGCACCTTCTATTTTATCGGCCGATTTTGCCAATCTTTCGCGGGATATTCGCATCGCCGAAGAATCCGGTGCGGATTGGATTCACGTCGATGTGATGGACGGAAGTTTTGTACCTAATATTACGATCGGTCCGGTGGTCGTCGAACATCTCCGTAAAATCACCAAACTTCCGCTGGATGTTCATCTTATGATCGTCGAACCCG